In one Lolium rigidum isolate FL_2022 chromosome 3, APGP_CSIRO_Lrig_0.1, whole genome shotgun sequence genomic region, the following are encoded:
- the LOC124697517 gene encoding uncharacterized protein LOC124697517, with the protein MVSKLRWLWRAPVRALGRARDYYVRSITGCARYVPADAAFGAYPVLVPIAPLPRSYSSGDWAGAGEEDLRELIRASSRRREEEQRQVVQAVARSQSTAVGRSMAPIDEDAPCEFGGGGVGGLYSRSQSYAGGAAGRPRFHRK; encoded by the coding sequence ATGGTCAGCAAGCTGAGGTGGCTGTGGAGGGCGCCGGTGCGGGCGCTGGGCCGCGCGCGGGATTACTACGTGCGGAGCATCACGGGCTGCGCGCGCTACGTCCCGGCCGACGCCGCCTTCGGCGCCTACCCGGTGCTCGTGCCCATCGCGCCGCTGCCCAGGAGCTACAGCAGCGGCGACtgggccggcgccggcgaggaggacctCCGGGAGCTCATCCGCGCGTCctcgcggcggcgcgaggaggagcaGCGGCAGGTCGTCCAGGCCGTGGCCAGGAGCCAGAGCACGGCGGTGGGGCGCTCCATGGCGCCCATCGACGAGGACGCGCCGTGCGagttcggtggcggcggcgtgggcgggcTCTACTCCAGGAGCCAGAGctacgccggcggcgccgccgggaggcctcggttCCACAGGAAGTAG
- the LOC124697516 gene encoding uncharacterized protein LOC124697516 — translation MSPGNKLRWLWRAPVRVLGRARDYYVRSITGCSRYVPADAAFGAYPVHVPVALPRSRSCGAGEDDLRDLIRASSQRRERDDQRRQVVQAVARSQSTAVGRSMAPIDEDAPCEFGGGGVGVGVGVGGLYSRSQSYAGGAAGRPRFHKKEAVLG, via the coding sequence ATGAGCCCCGGGAACAAGTTGAGGTGGCTGTGGAGGGCGCCGGTGCGGGTGCTGGGCCGCGCGCGGGACTACTACGTGCGGAGCATCACGGGATGCTCGCGCTACGTCCCGGCCGACGCGGCCTTCGGCGCCTACCCGGTGCACGTGCCCGTGGCGCTACCCAGGAGCCGCAGCTgcggcgccggcgaggacgacctCCGGGACCTCATCCGCGCGTCCTCGCAGCGACGCGAACGCGACGACCAGCGGCGGCAGGTCGTCCAGGCCGTGGCCAGGAGCCAGAGCACGGCGGTGGGGCGGTCCATGGCGCCCATCGACGAGGACGCGCCGTGCGAGTTCGGTGGTGGGGGCGTGGGCGtgggcgtgggcgtgggcgggCTCTACTCGAGGAGCCAGAGCTACGCCGGCGGCGCAGCAGGGAGGCCTCGGTTCCACAAGAAGGAAGCCGTCTTGGGCTGA